GTCTTTCACTCGCATCATTTCCGGGCCCATAACACTCCATCTTCCCGATTGTTCCCAAAACTCGGAAGGTGTCATGATCGGAAGTTCGAATTCCAATGCACCGGTTGCGTCCATTTCTTCGCGGACGATATTCTCTATTTTTTTAAGGATACGTAACCCTAACGGTAGGAAAAAATAAAATCCTGAGCCTGATTTTCTGACCAGACCTGCTCGTATCATCAGCCTATGGGAAGCGACTACCGCGTCCGAAGGATTTTCTTTTTCCGTAGGTACTAAATATTTAGATGCTCTCATGACTCTCGATTATCTTAAGAAATCGTGATAAGTCACATAGAGGCCTAAGGATAAAAGGAAGAAGAATCCTAATCTCAAAACCTGTTCTTGAACAGCCATCGGCAAAGGTCTACCGGCGATCGCCTCGTATGTGAAAAAAACGATATGTCCACCGTCGGCTACAGGAATCGGAAGTAAATTCATTATCATTAAAGCGATCGAAATAAATGCCACGAACTGAAAGTAAGAATAAAAACCGTCTTCTAAGAATTGGACTGAAACTTTAGCGAGTCCAACCGGGCCGGAAACGCTGTCCTTTACCTTCAATCTTCCGGAAAAGATCATCCCGAGTCCTCTCAGGTTATCGCTGATCATTTTTCCCACGTCTTTGCCTGATTGTAAAAACGCCTCACCGAAGGAAAGTTTTCGGTCCATACTTTCCTCTTTCACGTGCATCTTAGCAGTGAAACCTAAAAGACCGATCTGGTAGAATCCGAGTGTTGTGTCCCAGACTTGGCCCTGGACTTCTAACTGAACTCTTTTGCCGACTTGAGCCTGGACTGTCTTTTTGAAATCTTCTAGATCTGCAAAAGTTTTACCGTCCATCTTCAAGCTTAGAAGTTTCAATTTAATTTCAGGATCATGGCTTCTGAGACTGATAGTGCTGATAGGTATCTCAGGATATTTTCTGTCTCGAACATCTTTTAATTCCACAACGAACGCGGCAAGAGGTGTCATTTCCACCTCTGCTTTTTCACGGGTCCATGGATTGAGAAGAGGATACGTTTTACGATCCACTTCCAATTTTACTTTTTCGTTCTGGAATTTCCCGAGAGTACGTTGCAGTTCAGGAACGGTATGAACTTCTATCCCGTTTACCGATAAGATCCTGTCTCCGTCGTTCAGATAATCTAACGCTCTGGATTCGATAGCTTCTTTATTGAGTCTTGCTTCTTGTAAAGCGAGCTCACGAGGAGAAAGTTTTGGGTCTAACGCCGCCTTTCTTTCCCTTTGTTTTCTATATTCTGCCGCTTCTCCGTTCGGATCTAAGAAAGAAAGTTTTTTCAAGAACCAATGACTCAGTGTGGAACCGTATCCGAAGTCGACCTGGACCTGTCTTTCTCCAGCAAAATCCACTCCGATCTGAGGATCGGAAAAATGAAATTCTAGTTCTTTTCCTTCTCTTTCCACTTTGAGCTGGATATCTTTTCCACGAGCAAGTCCAAGCTCGGATAATAATTCATATTTGGATTCCGTTTTAGTTCCGTTAACGGAGACTATTTTATCTCCACTTCTTAAACCAGCTTGGTATCCGGAAGAATATTCCGTAATCGCAGGCTCAATATAAATTTTAGTTCCGGCCGGAGAATAACCGATCGCATACAGACCGAAGATAATAAAAAATCCTAGGATCAAATTGAATAGAGGTCCGCCGAAAACCGGGATCATTCTTTTTAAAGGAGGAGTGGATAAAAATTCTCCCTTCTCCCCTTTTAATGCTCCGCTTTCGTCTCCCTTGAACAGAACATAACCGCCTAACGGGATCCCGGTGACCTGGAAAGTGGTCTCACCGATTTTCTTTTTCCAAATCCCTTTTCCGTAACCAATGGAGAAGATCCTGGCTTTTACACCTACTACCCAGCCCATGATCAAATGGCCCAGCTCATGTATAAAAATACAAAGGGCCAGCATGAATACGATGCCTAAAATATCTGCTAACATAAATGCACTACCTTATCTTTAGAGAAATGGAAGGCCAATTCTCTGGCCTTTCTGTCCGCTTCTTCATATCCTTCTAAATCTTTCGGAAATGAATTTGGGATTTTTTCCAAAACATTTCGAATGAGAGAAGGTATCTCCGTAAAAAGAATTTTACCTTGTAAGAATAATTCCACAGCCACTTCGTTAGAAGCATTAAAGACAGAAGGAGCAGTGCCTCCAGTTCTTCCAGCCTCATACGCCAGCGCCAAACCAGGATATCTTTCCAGGTCCGGCTCTAAAAATTCCAGAGTTCCCCAAGAAGTAGCGGGATGAGATCTTAAAACTTTAGGAACTATTTTAGGATAATATAATGAATGCGCCACAGGAAAGATCATATCAGGATATGAAGCGTATACAAAACTTGCTCCGTCCTTTGTTTCCACCAAACCGTGGGCAATACTCTGAGGATGAATGACCACACCTATCTTATCATAAGAGAACCCGAAAAGGAAATGAGCCTCTATTACTTCTAATCCTTTATTGATCATTCCTGCGGAATCAATCGTGATCTTAGGACCCATATTCCAGGTAGGATGTTTGAGAGCCTGTTCGATCGTTACTTTCGGAAGATCTTGTAAGGCAAGTTTACGAAAAGGTCCACCGGAAGCGGTCAGGACGATTCTTTCGAGTGAGTCCTTCTTCATATTTTCTAAAAGTTGGAAAAGTGCATTATGCTCCGAGTCTACCGGAACCAAAGATGATTTAGAATTTTCTAATAAACTTCTGATATAAGGCCCGCAGCTTACCAAGGTTTCCTTGTTTGCGATCCCTATTTTTTTACCTGCACGGATCGCAGCAACAGTCGGCCTGATCCCGCTTGCGCCTACGACTGCTGTGACAACTGTTTCTATTTCCGGATCTGAAACGATCTCTTCTAAACTTTTAGATCCGTACAGTACATTCGTATTTCCGATCTTATTTCCGAGTACGGTTCTATCCGCAGTGTCGGAACTGATACATAGAACATCCGGTTGGAATTCCTTCGCAATCGATTCCGCTTTTTGTAAATTGGAATGTACGCTGAAAGATACCAACCGAAATTCTTCCGGAAATTGGCGGAGTATTTTGAGAGTGGACTCTCCTACCGATCCGGAGGCACCCAGTATAGAGACGCCTCTTTTCATATTGTTAGTTAGACCGGAAATCCCAGAGCAACCTTGATCTGAAGATAAAAATAAAGGATAGGAACCGTTAAAAGTAAAGCATCCGCCCTATCCAAAATTCCACCATGACCTGGGATCAAATTCCCGGAGTCTTTTACCTTAGCGTCCCTTTTCATTGCGGATTCCAATAGGTCTCCTATGATACCAACGAAAGATAAAATTAAGGAAGTTAAAAATACTTCTGCACCTGAAACTAAAGGTGCAACACCTGTGCTTCTTTCCCAAATGGTATTCAGAAGGAATACTGAACCGATCGCGACTACGATCCCGGAAGCATAACCTTCCCAGGTTTTTTTAGGAGAGATTGCAAGTCCTGCTGGATTTCTTCCGAACCAACGCCCGCCGAAATATCCCCCCACATCGGTCATAAATGTGGCAACTGAAACCAAGAACACATAATAGATCCCTTGGTTCATTCCCAAAAGAAGAAGTAAATGCCCTAACGGAAGTGCCGCATAAACCACTCCTAAAATCGTGGAACTTACGGAAAAGATCGCCCCATCTAGAGGCCTTCGTAAAATTTGGAGAAGGAAACTGAATAGAAAAAGTAATACAAAGGAGAAGGTCACCGCGTCGAAACTAGGCACAAACAGTTTAAAATGTGTCTGGAAGAATATAGGCGGCTCGAATTTGTTCTGAGAAGCTACAAATCTAAAATAATAAATTAATAATATTATAATAAAGAAGAATATCCCGGTTCCCTTGAAGGGTCTTCCGTCCTGGCCCCTATCGGAAAGCCTGTAAAATTCCGTCAGACCTATCACTCCTGCGACCAGAAGTATTACCAGGGTTTGTAAATAGTAAAAATCCCTGTAAAAGATCATGAACAGGTAGAGGGCTACGAGCACAGCCGCGGAAAGGATCCTTTTTGTAGTTTCACCCATTCTCTAAACCTCCGAATTTTCGGGTCCTTCTTGCGAACCAATCCAGCGCCTCTCTCAGATCCTTGTCTCCGAATTCAGGCCAAAGATTTTCCGTAAAAAAAAGCTCCGCATAAGCGGATTGCCATAGAAGGAAATTGGATAATCTCCTCTCCCCAGCGGTTCTAATCAATAAATCTACTGCCGGAAGGGGGTACGTATACAAATATTTTTCGAGTTCTTTTGTGCTGATCGGTTTTTGGATGGAGATG
This is a stretch of genomic DNA from Leptospira dzoumogneensis. It encodes these proteins:
- the dxr gene encoding 1-deoxy-D-xylulose-5-phosphate reductoisomerase produces the protein MKRGVSILGASGSVGESTLKILRQFPEEFRLVSFSVHSNLQKAESIAKEFQPDVLCISSDTADRTVLGNKIGNTNVLYGSKSLEEIVSDPEIETVVTAVVGASGIRPTVAAIRAGKKIGIANKETLVSCGPYIRSLLENSKSSLVPVDSEHNALFQLLENMKKDSLERIVLTASGGPFRKLALQDLPKVTIEQALKHPTWNMGPKITIDSAGMINKGLEVIEAHFLFGFSYDKIGVVIHPQSIAHGLVETKDGASFVYASYPDMIFPVAHSLYYPKIVPKVLRSHPATSWGTLEFLEPDLERYPGLALAYEAGRTGGTAPSVFNASNEVAVELFLQGKILFTEIPSLIRNVLEKIPNSFPKDLEGYEEADRKARELAFHFSKDKVVHLC
- a CDS encoding phosphatidate cytidylyltransferase, with product MGETTKRILSAAVLVALYLFMIFYRDFYYLQTLVILLVAGVIGLTEFYRLSDRGQDGRPFKGTGIFFFIIILLIYYFRFVASQNKFEPPIFFQTHFKLFVPSFDAVTFSFVLLFLFSFLLQILRRPLDGAIFSVSSTILGVVYAALPLGHLLLLLGMNQGIYYVFLVSVATFMTDVGGYFGGRWFGRNPAGLAISPKKTWEGYASGIVVAIGSVFLLNTIWERSTGVAPLVSGAEVFLTSLILSFVGIIGDLLESAMKRDAKVKDSGNLIPGHGGILDRADALLLTVPILYFYLQIKVALGFPV
- a CDS encoding site-2 protease family protein; translated protein: MLADILGIVFMLALCIFIHELGHLIMGWVVGVKARIFSIGYGKGIWKKKIGETTFQVTGIPLGGYVLFKGDESGALKGEKGEFLSTPPLKRMIPVFGGPLFNLILGFFIIFGLYAIGYSPAGTKIYIEPAITEYSSGYQAGLRSGDKIVSVNGTKTESKYELLSELGLARGKDIQLKVEREGKELEFHFSDPQIGVDFAGERQVQVDFGYGSTLSHWFLKKLSFLDPNGEAAEYRKQRERKAALDPKLSPRELALQEARLNKEAIESRALDYLNDGDRILSVNGIEVHTVPELQRTLGKFQNEKVKLEVDRKTYPLLNPWTREKAEVEMTPLAAFVVELKDVRDRKYPEIPISTISLRSHDPEIKLKLLSLKMDGKTFADLEDFKKTVQAQVGKRVQLEVQGQVWDTTLGFYQIGLLGFTAKMHVKEESMDRKLSFGEAFLQSGKDVGKMISDNLRGLGMIFSGRLKVKDSVSGPVGLAKVSVQFLEDGFYSYFQFVAFISIALMIMNLLPIPVADGGHIVFFTYEAIAGRPLPMAVQEQVLRLGFFFLLSLGLYVTYHDFLR